A single genomic interval of Bos indicus isolate NIAB-ARS_2022 breed Sahiwal x Tharparkar chromosome 5, NIAB-ARS_B.indTharparkar_mat_pri_1.0, whole genome shotgun sequence harbors:
- the KRT5 gene encoding keratin, type II cytoskeletal 5, whose product MSRQSTVSFRSGGGRSFSTASAITPSVSRTSFTSVSRSGGGGGGGFGRVSLGGAYGAGGFGSRSLYNLGGSKRISISASGGGFRNRFGAGAGGGYGFGGGAGSGFGFGGGAGGGGFGLGGGAGFGGGFGGPGFPVCPPGGIQEVTVNQSLLTPLNLQIDPTIQRVRTEEREQIKTLNNKFASFIDKVRFLEQQNKVLDTKWALLQEQGTKTVRQNLEPLLEQYINNLRRQLDGIVGERGRLDSELRNMQDLVEDFKNKYEDEINKRTTAENEFVMLKKDVDAAYMNKVELEAKVDALMDEINFMKMFFDAELSQMQTHVSDTSVVLSMDNNRSLDLDSIIAEVKAQYEDIANRSRTEAESWYQTKYEELQQTAGRHGDDLRNTKHEISEMNRMIQRLRSEIDNVKKQCANLQNAIADAEQRGELALKDARSKLAELEDALQKAKQDMARLLREYQELMNTKLALDVEIATYRKLLEGEECRLSGEGVGPVNISVVTNTVSSGYGGGSGFGGGLGGGLGGGLGGGLGGGLGSGLGGGSSSSFYSSSSGGVGLGGGLSVGGSGFSASSGRSLGFGSGGGSSSSVKFVSTTSSSRKSFKS is encoded by the exons ATGTCTCGCCAGTCAACCGTGTCCTTCCGAAGCGGGGGCGGCCGCAGCTTCAGCACTGCCTCTGCCATCACCCCGTCCGTCTCCCGCACCAGTTTCACCTCCGTGTCCCGGTCCGGGGGTGGCGGCGGTGGCGGCTTCGGCAGGGTCAGCCTTGGGGGTGCTTATGGTGCCGGTGGCTTTGGCAGCCGGAGCCTCTACAACCTGGGGGGCTCCAAGAGGATTTCCATTAGCGCCAGCGGCGGTGGATTCAGGAACCGATTTGGTGCTGGTGCTGGAGGCGGCTATGGCTTTGGAGGTGGAGCCGGGAGCGGATTTGGTTTTGGCGGTGGAGCTGGCGGTGGTGGCTTTGGGCTTGGTGGTGGAGCTGGCTTCGGAGGTGGCTTCGGTGGTCCTGGCTTCCCTGTGTGCCCCCCTGGAGGCATCCAAGAGGTCACTGTCAACCAGAGTCTCCTGACTCCCCTCAACCTGCAAATCGACCCCACCATCCAGCGGGTGAGGACTGAGGAGCGGGAGCAGATCAAGACCCTCAACAACAAGTTTGCCTCTTTCATCGACAAG GTGCGGTTCCTGGAGCAGCAGAACAAGGTCCTGGACACCAAGTGGGCCCTGCTGCAGGAGCAGGGCACCAAGACTGTGAGGCAGAACCTGGAGCCTTTGTTAGAGCAgtacatcaacaacctcaggagACAGCTGGATGGTATCGTTGGGGAGAGAGGCCGCCTGGACTCAGAGCTCAGGAATATGCAGGACTTGGTGGAGGACTTCAAGAACAA GTATGAAGATGAAATCAACAAGCGTACCACTGCCGAGAATGAGTTTGTGATGCTGAAGAAG GATGTGGATGCTGCCTACATGAACAAAGTGGAACTAGAGGCCAAGGTCGATGCACTGATGGACGAGATCAACTTCATGAAGATGTTCTTTGATGCG GAGCTGTCCCAGATGCAGACGCACGTCTCAGACACATCCGTGGTCCTGTCCATGGACAACAACCGCAGCCTGGACTTGGACAGCATCATTGCTGAGGTCAAGGCCCAGTACGAGGACATTGCCAACCGCAGCCGCACAGAAGCTGAGTCCTGGTACCAGACCAAG TATGAGGAGCTGCAGCAGACTGCAGGTCGCCATGGTGATGATCTCCGTAACACCAAGCATGAGATCTCTGAGATGAATAGGATGATCCAGAGGCTGAGATCCGAGATCGACAACGTTAAAAAACAG TGTGCCAACCTGCAGAATGCCATTGCTGACGCTGAGCAGCGTGGGGAGCTGGCCCTCAAGGATGCCAGGAGCAAGCTGGCGGAGCTGGAGGACGCCCTGCAGAAGGCCAAGCAGGACATGGCACGTCTGCTGAGGGAGTACCAGGAGCTGATGAACACCAAGCTGGCCCTGGACGTGGAGATCGCCACCTACAGGAAGCTGCTGGAGGGCGAGGAGTGCAG actGAGTGGAGAAGGAGTTGGACCAGTCAACATCT CTGTCGTCACAAACACCGTTTCCTCAGGCTACGGTGGTGGCAGTGGCTTTGGCGGTGGCCTGGGCGGTGGCCTGGGTGGCGGCCTCGGCGGCGGCCTGGGCGGAGGTCTGGGCAGTGGTCTTGgtggaggcagcagcagcagcttctactCCAGCAGCAGTGGGGGTGTTGGCCTAGGCGGTGGGCTCAGTGTCGGGGGCTCTGGCTTCAGTGCAAGCAGTGGCCGAAGCTTGGGCTTTGGCAGTGGTGGGGGCAGCAGCTCCAGCGTCAAATTtgtctccaccacctcctcctctcgGAAGAGCTTCAAGAGCTAA